The sequence CACGGCGAAGCGCAGCAAGTCGGTCCCGGTTTCAGTCTGCGAGCGTGTAGACGGCGGCTTTCCGTGTGCCGGACTGCCGGAGGAGCGGATGCTGGAGCGCCCGTTTGACGGTATGGCGGCACGTGACACCGGTGAACCTGCAAAACGTCCGGTTCGTCAGCTTCCTGCCGGCAAGCATGAAGTACTCCTCGATCGCCTGTTCATACGGCGTGCGCGAAGTTTCGCCGCACTGCAGGCATTTCCACTTCCTCCCTTCCAGGATCATCGCAATATCAGAGGAACAGCTGCCGCACAGCAGACCGGTCTTCAAGTCGTCCGGCGCGATGCCGTACCGGTCGGTGAGCGGAAATGGGCTGTACGGATTGTGGCAGGCGATCAGTTCATCCGCCAGCAGCCGGATGTCACGCTCAGACAGCCGCTCCTCTTCCATTCGCAAATTCCGGAAATAGGAAGGTGCTTCGTAATTGGAGACGACCGGGATTGCCGGTTCCTCCTCGAAGATCAGTTCATTATGATGAGCAAACGAGATCAGCCCTGTGACCGGGACATCGATGCCCCGGTCACTGAGCCAGCCGGTCAGGAAATGGATTTTCCTCTCCAGCTCGGCCGCCGGACTGCGGAACACCGTCCGGGTGCCGCCGGGCGTCTCTTTCAGGAACTGCAGGGGGTTCGCTTTGACGACAATCCGGTCTGCCACGTTTTTCACTTCCGTGATGACGATGCGGTCCGGCGCGATGAAAACGGAATCGAGCTGGAACCGGACCCTGTCATGCCGCAGGCTGAGATCATGCAGGATCGCGTGAGAATAATCTGTCCTCACTTCCTGCATGCAGCGGTCATACTCCTGCTCTCCCCCATAGCCGGCGCGCTGCTTGTACAGCTCTTCCTGGATGAACCGGTATTTCTCATGTGAGACCGGCAGCCGTCTCGCCAGTGCCTGTAATCCTTTCAGTTGTTCAGGTGCCGTTCGCTGTTTCATGAGCATCGCTGATATCCCCCTTGTTTTCATCGAGTGTATCCTGTTTCCCCTCAAAAGGGAATGGCTTTTGCGAAAGCCGCATTTTGCCCCCTTTTCAGCGGCCAAACTTGAAGTTTGGCGCTCAAAACAGGGCAAAATGAAGTTGTGTGCAGCTGTATTTTTTTGTCTTTTTTCATGAGTCTCGGTTGGTTTTTGTTTTGAGAAGGTCCGGCGATTGTGAAGTTATGAGCGGATCAGTGCAGTTTATGATCACTTTCCGGGGTTTATGAGCGGAAAACTGAGTTTATGATCACTTTTCCAAGTTTATGAGCGGAATCGCGGATTTATGATCACTTCCTGAGATTTATGAGCGGAAACGCAGGTCCACGGCACTCTGCTGCCAGACAGGCTCCCCCTGCCTGCCCGATCTGACAGAAATGCGGAGCGCAGCGGAGCACACAAGCCAGCACTTCTTTTATTTGCCGGAAGTGCATGCAGCGCGGCGGAAGTTCATCGGGAAGTGAGAGGACTGCCGCGAACTCTGCACCCGCGGGACCGGTGTATGTGAAGTTATGATCACTTTTCCAAGTTTATGAGCGGAAAACTGGGTTTATGATCACTTTTGCAGCTTTATGAGCATTCCTGTTTTGAACTTTTAAAGGGCTTGCACGCAAAAAAGCCCTCCTGGTATGATTCGGGGGTGTCATGTTCCTAGACGAAATGACCCCTAACTAAATACCAAGGAGGACTCGAAATGAATGATACCCAAAATCACAAAATCATGCAAGTGACAGAACAAACCTTGATAGTTGGTATCGATGTCGCCAAGGAGAAGCACTACGCCTGTATGGTCAACGATCGAGGC comes from Sporosarcina trichiuri and encodes:
- a CDS encoding nuclease-related domain-containing protein; the encoded protein is MLMKQRTAPEQLKGLQALARRLPVSHEKYRFIQEELYKQRAGYGGEQEYDRCMQEVRTDYSHAILHDLSLRHDRVRFQLDSVFIAPDRIVITEVKNVADRIVVKANPLQFLKETPGGTRTVFRSPAAELERKIHFLTGWLSDRGIDVPVTGLISFAHHNELIFEEEPAIPVVSNYEAPSYFRNLRMEEERLSERDIRLLADELIACHNPYSPFPLTDRYGIAPDDLKTGLLCGSCSSDIAMILEGRKWKCLQCGETSRTPYEQAIEEYFMLAGRKLTNRTFCRFTGVTCRHTVKRALQHPLLRQSGTRKAAVYTLAD